One stretch of Pyrenophora tritici-repentis strain M4 chromosome 4, whole genome shotgun sequence DNA includes these proteins:
- a CDS encoding RNA-binding protein Puf family, translational repressor: MAYQGMGGGNGLRSPREETSFLSLNRAAQNQNQNQNGDGRATLHRRFTTNNIPTLSMPLSPIGQQRRQAAEPTEFTTATYHKLQVLERKRIEHEYLKEAKRRFDAEMALLNLQAQHGEAEMDRDGNYGGPAHSQPTTPPEYSEGNGFPSALSRPNRFSMPPTVNLGMTTPRGSRANSQVTSPPSNVHGSNLPSHSMPGSRRNSDEEQDDFDNDDFTPLSPAARKNNRMSMPVTRMDYGNRPDLPDLSSVLGHIDTAGFLFREDDKSSASRERKAFLQMGNTKDDFPVLVRHDGAGNGNGTKLSASSAALDLALSQSPGPEAQYTGWNGYRHRQAQQSLPANTFRKAPQADDYDSARTGGNIETTPKKMANNRRSVEFNFAPMNADNKRASFASPTNGMPKLTQSYSTSDVPTLKNGYTPHSEQHFHNHNVSLGRIPQNNMQNGMQNGMQNGMQNGMSNRHSRDLSTGTRDAQSGLHASAAPFGPSTTAASQHSMSSIGSPAMSQYSTVSAANNGYYAYGMSMLNAGMGGLNIGAGSGPGPQYGGPPQYAPNGMYGNGPQFNPYATYGPGGRIQDSQARVIQTRRLQNDANKYMSYDLKTMPRQEIYGLCKDQHGCRFLQKKLEERNPEHIQIIFDETALHVVELMTDPFGNYLCQKLLEYCNDEQRNTLVRNATSAMVQIAFNQHGTRALQKMIEFISTDEQTQMIIQALSGEVVDLIQDLNGNHVIQKCLNHLKSPEAQFIFDAVGEHCVVVGTHRHGCCVLQRCIDHASGFQKVDLIRKITAHSFQLVQDPFGNYVIQYILDLNDASFTTPMCQGFQGKICELSMQKFSSNVIEKCIRCAEPQVKAMMIEELLDVEQLNSLMRDSFGNYVIQTALEFAPAELCMHLIEMMRPLLPSIRQTPYGRRIMSKVGERESRLSAYTGRTSGQTSPGAIQGSADSNLVYTQTPQYQPPMYTATANYGPAILSPQPHRQPHRLSNASQPHPMPNPVHHHNNSYQQHQPQYGVAQSNGGHGNWF, encoded by the exons ATGGCCTACCAAGGCATGGGGGGAGGCAACGGCCTTCGATCTCCTCGTGAAGAAACCTCGTTCCTTTCCTTGAATCGCGCCGCCCAGAACCAGAACCAGAACCAGAATGGCGATGGCCGCGCGACGCTGCACCGGCGCTTCACGACCAACAACATTCCGACACTGAGTATGCCTTTGTCGCCAATCGGACAGCAACGTAGACAGGCGGCAGAGCCGACCGAGTTCACAACAGCG ACTTACCACAAGCTCCAAGTT CTCGAGAGAAAAAGGATCGAACACGAGTATCTCAAAGAAGCCAAACGGCGGTTCGACGCTGAGATGGCGCTGCTCAACCTCCAGGCTCAACACGGCGAAGCAGAGATGGACCGTGATGGCAACTATGGCGGCCCTGCCCACAGCCAGCCTACAACACCACCTGAGTACAGCGAGGGCAACGGCTTTCCATCAGCATTGTCGCGACCCAATCGCTTCAGTATGCCACCCACCGTCAACTTGGGCATGACTACGCCTCGTGGTAGCCGCGCGAACTCGCAAGTCACGTCTCCTCCGTCCAACGTCCACGGCAGCAACTTGCCTTCCCATTCCATGCCAGGATCTCGCCGCAACTCGGATGAGGAACAGGACGACTTCGACAACGACGACTTCACCCCGCTAAGCCCAGCAGCCCGCAA GAACAACCGCATGTCTATGCCCGTTACCCGGATGGACTACGGCAATCGTCCAGACCTTCCAGATCTTTCTTCCGTTCTTGGTCACATCGACACAGCCGGCTTTCTGTTCCGTGAAGACGACAAGTCTAGTGCTTCACGTGAGCGCAAGGCTTTCCTTCAAATGGGTAACACCAAGGACGACTTTCCTGTGCTAGTACGCCATGACGGTGCTGGTAATGGCAATGGTACGAAACTTTCTGCATCTTCGGCTGCGCTTGATTTGGCCCTTTCCCAATCCCCTGGCCCGGAAGCTCAATACACTGGTTGGAATGGATACCGCCATCGTCAAGCTCAACAGTCGCTTCCTGCTAACACTTTCCGCAAAGCTCCCCAGGCTGATGACTATGACTCTGCTCGGACTGGTGGTAACATTGAGACCACTCCTAAGAAGATGGCCAACAACCGCCGCTCTGTTGAGTTCAACTTTGCTCCCATGAACGCCGACAACAAGCGCGCCAGCTTCGCCAGCCCTACGAACGGCATGCCCAAGCTGACTCAGTCCTACTCCACCAGCGATGTTCCGACACTGAAGAATGGCTATACCCCGCACTCGGAGCAACACTTTCACAACCACAACGTTAGTCTTGGTCGGATCCCGCAGAACAACATGCAGAACGGCATGCAGAACGGTATGCAGAACGGTATGCAGAATGGCATGTCAAACCGCCATAGTCGCGATCTCTCAACTGGTACCAGGGATGCGCAGTCAGGTCTGCACGCTAGCGCCGCTCCTTTTGGACCTTCGACCACTGCCGCCTCTCAGCATAGCATGTCATCGATTGGTTCGCCAGCAATGTCTCAGTACTCGACTGTTTCGGCCGCAAATAACGGCTACTATGCTTATGGCATGTCGATGCTCAACGCAGGCATGGGCGGCCTGAACATTGGAGCTGGATCCGGACCTGGACCTCAGTATGGTGGACCTCCTCAGTACGCGCCCAACGGCATGTATGGCAATGGACCCCAGTTCAACCCCTATGCTACATACGGACCAGGTGGGCGTATTCAGGACAGTCAAGCTCGTGTCATTCAGACTCGTCGTCTGCAGAACGATGCCAACAAGTACATGAGCTACGACCTAAAGACTATGCCCCGCCAGGAGATCTACGGCTTGTGCAAAGACCAGCATGGATGTCGGTTCCTGCAGAAGAAACTTGAGGAGCGTAACCCTGAGCACATCCAGATCATCTTCGACGAGACTGCCCTTCACGTCGTGGAGCTCATGACGGACCCATTCGGCAACTATCTCTGTCAGAAGTTGCTCGAGTACTGCAACGATGAACAGCGCAACACACTTGTTCGCAACGCTACTTCTGCCATGGTCCAAATTGCGTTCAACCAGCACGGTACTCGGGCTCTGCAGAAGATGATTGAATTCATTTCCACCGACGAGCAG ACTCAGATGATCATTCAGGCTCTGTCCGGAGAGGTCGTTGATCTTATTCAGGATCTGAATGGTAACCACGTCATCCAGAAGTGCTTGAACCACCTCAAGTCGCCTGAGGCTCAGTTCATCTTTGACGCTGTAGGCGAACATTGTGTTGTTGTCGGTACTCATCGCCATGGATGCTGTGTTCTCCAGCGCTGCATTGACCATGCTTCCGGCTTCCAGAAGGTTGATCTCATCCGCAAGATCACTGCGCACAGCTTCCAGCTCGTACAAGACCCATTCGGCAACTATGTGATTCAGTACATTCTGGATCTCAACGACGCATCCTTCACGACGCCTATGTGCCAAGGTTTCCAGGGTAAGATCTGCGAGCTCTCGATGCAAAAGTTCAGTTCCAACGTCATCGAGAAGTGCATTCGTTGCGCGGAGCCGCAAGTCAAGGCGATGATGATTGAGGAGTTGCTTGACGTTGAGCAGCTCAACTCGCTCATGCGCGACTCGTTCGGCAACTATGTCATCCAGACGGCGCTTGAGTTTGCTCCTGCCGAGTTGTGCATGCATCTCATCGAAATGATGCGTCCGCTTCTCCCGTCTATCCGTCAGACTCCGTACGGTCGTCGCATCATGAGCAAGGTTGGAGAGCGCGAGAGCCGTCTTTCAGCCTACACTGGTCGCACTTCTGGTCAAACCTCTCCCGGCGCGATTCAAGGTAGTGCCGACTCAAACTTGGTGTACACTCAGACTCCGCAGTATCAGCCCCCCATGTACACTGCTACGGCCAACTATGGTCCTGCTATTCTGTCTCCGCAACCTCACCGTCAACCGCACCGCTTGAGCAACGCATCCCAGCCTCACCCTATGCCCAACCCCGTCCACCACCACAACAACAGCTACCAGCAGCACCAACCTCAGTATGGAGTTGCGCAGTCCAACGGTGGTCACGGCAACTGGTTTTAG
- a CDS encoding DltE, Short-chain dehydrogenase — protein MAGLVKRVLSLVTTSAGHVAFNPVITAALLWILTKGPPQIRGQLTSRIAALQDPRRYAQVVRTLKWCLAFGTMRVVNKQMNHIALNAGRIRSERARWNWDQEVAAITGGCSGIGELVVTRLVHKGIKVAVLDIQQLPPSLQGYADIKLFTCDVTNPSAVYSAAEKVKATFGAPTILINNAGILAAHTILTTSDDYLRKIFDVNVLSNWYTTKAFLPDMLRNNKGHIVTVASLASYVTVAGMVDYTATKAAILSFHEGLNQELQLHYNSPNVLTTSIHPNWVRTPLLGPLESAITSQGSEIIEPAAVADTIVDRIVSCTGGQICLPNSAGKASLLRGLPNWIQESVRSEPSKLIFNNVK, from the exons ATGGCAGGCTTAGTAAAGCGCGTACTCAGCCTCGTCACCACGTCGGCGGGCCATGTAGCATTCAACCCTGTCATCACAGCAGCTCTCCTATGGATTTTGACCAAAGGACCTCCACAGATCCGTGGTCAACTGACTAGCAGGATCGCGGCTCTTCAAGATCCTCGACGATATGCGCAAGTCGTGAGAACGCTGAAGTGGTGTCTGGCTTTCGGGACTATGCGAGTCGTCAACAAGCAGATGAACCACATTGCTCTGAACGCAGGAAGAATTCGAAGTGAAAGGGCGAGATGGAACTGGGACCAGGAAGTCGCTGCGATTACGGGTGGATGTAGTGGTATTGGTGAACTGGTCGTCACCAGGCTGGTCCACAAGGGAATTAAGGTTGCGGTTCTGGATATCCAGCAACTGCCTCCAAGTCTACAGGGCT ACGCGGATATCAAGCTCTTTACATGCGACGTTACGAATCCATCTGCAGTCTACTCAGCCGCAGAGAAAGTAAAAGCAACATTTGGTGCTCCTACTATTCTCATCAATAATGCTGGGATCCTTGCAGCACATACCATTCTGACGACGTCTGATGATTATCTCCGGAAGATTTTCGACGTCAATGTACTTAGTAACTGGTACACGACCAAGGCATTCCTCCCAGATATGCTTCGAAACAACAAGGGTCATATTGTGACGGTTGCCAGTCTTGCAAGTTATGTTACCGTCGCTGGAATGGTAGACTACACAGCCACCAAGGCGGCCATCTTAAGTTTCCATGAAG GGCTCAATCAAGAGCTCCAGCTTCATTACAATTCACCAAATGTTCTCACGACATCGATTCATCCTAATTGGGTTCGCACACCACTGCTCGGACCCTTGGAATCGGCAATTACGAGCCAAGGCTCTGAGATTATCGAGCCTGCGGCTGTGGCTGACACGATTGTCGACCGTATTGTTAGCTGCACCGGCGGGCAGATCTGCTTGCCGAATAGTGCAGGTAAGGCGAGTCTGCTAAGAGGACTGCCGAATTGGATCCAAGAAAGCGTGAGGAGTGAACCCAGCAAGCTCATCTTCAACAATGTAAAGTGA
- a CDS encoding RnhB, Ribonuclease HII — protein sequence MAEPQEDVQMDPQEIELETPPSDVFMAPSITKSEILGGKSYSHFSPIPKQIADNMSGEVVLGVDEAGRGPVLGPMVYALFYLPIELHHSLLADTHHFDDSKVLTPEVRSNLMRKLCTKGSDLYDAGGWATRLLSAQDISAHMLSPSVYNLNAQAMDATIDLIKGVLAQGVNVTEIYIDTIGKPEIYQRKLERIWPTIRITVAKKADSLYPVVSAASVCAKVTRDAALDVCYEPYHNRNNEAERGTDVKVAWGSGYPSDARTTTWLKQNMDPLFGWGSETRFSWGTAKELLEGKKADVSIDWPVEDDGNDMRMTDFFVGKNESVGDELVDWFGKRVTEEMEVF from the exons ATGGCAGAACCACAAGAGGACGTGCAAATGGACCCGCAAGAGATTGAGTTGGAGACACCCCCTTCGGACGTTTTCATGGCACCGTCAATTACCAAGTCGGAGATTCTGGGGGGAAAGTCATACTCGCATTTTTCGCCAATACCGAAGCAAATTGCGGACAACATGTCTGGAGAAGTCGTACTAGGTGTGGACGAAGCCGGGCGAGGCCCTGTACTGG GCCCAATGGTCTACGCCCTTTTCTATCTACCGATTGAGCTGCACCACTCCCTCCTCGCTGATACCCACCACTTTGACGATTCCAAGGTCCTGACGCCTGAAGTACGTTCCAACCTCATGCGCAAACTATGCACAAAAGGCTCAGATCTCTACGACGCTGGAGGGTGGGCTACACGGTTACTGTCCGCACAAGACATCTCAGCGCATATGCTGTCACCTTCGGTGTACAATCTGAATGCGCAAGCCATGGACGCGACGATCGATTTGATCAAGGGTGTGTTGGCGCAGGGGGTCAATGTCACGGAGATCTACATCGACACCATTGGCAAACCAGAGATTTACCAGAGAAAGCTGGAACGAATATGGCCTACTATCCGCATCACAGTAGCCAAGAAAGCCGACAGTCTGTATCCCGTTGTCAGTGCCGCGTCGGTGTGCGCAAAAGTGACCCGAGATGCGGCTCTCGATGTCTGCTACGAGCCTTACCACAACCGCAACAACGAGGCAGAGCGAGGCACAGATGTCAAGGTAGCCTGGGGATCGGGATATCCATCTGATGCACGGACGACGACCTGGTTGAAGCAGAACATGGATCCACTATTCGGTTGGGGCAGCGAGACTCGTTTCTCCTGGGGTACGGCGAAAGAGTTGCTAGAAGGGAAGAAGGCCGATGTCTCTATTGACTGGCCAGTAGAAGACGACGGCAACGATATGCGCATGACCGACTTCTTTGTTGGCAAGAACGAAAGCGTCGGCGATGAGCTTGTCGATTGGTTTGGGAAACGCGTTActgaggagatggaggttTTTTGA
- a CDS encoding protein kinase domain-containing protein gives MPQITEDQYDALHDGGEIQIARFFENNPEFLEPNDRTRKIWQDINDDDELPLSAVWDQSLAWTQLFITGPDPSDRDAIKAVTTVIKHELIFNLSSIHNAGVFDVGKQLGGRWMIIRGLNNDGCCNQGVYFVQDETNAETCVMKVLSTEAMGSNDAAREIGVLARLSHPNIVCLIDSHVPDPTQRHAAPWLVTEYCNGGTLNDFIISWKEKKEFVPEAWGVAYL, from the coding sequence ATGCCGCAAATCACCGAAGATCAGTATGACGCTCTGCATGACGGAGGCGAGATCCAGATCGCTCGATTTTTCGAAAACAACCCTGAGTTTCTAGAACCCAACGACCGCACTCGGAAAATCTGGCAGGATATCAACGATGATGACGAGCTTCCCCTCTCAGCCGTATGGGACCAGTCTCTCGCTTGGACACAGCTGTTCATCACCGGGCCAGACCCATCAGACCGTGACGCCATTAAGGCCGTCACTACCGTGATAAAGCATGAACTCATCTTCAATTTGAGCAGCATTCACAACGCCGGCGTATTTGACGTGGGAAAACAGTTGGGTGGTCGCTGGATGATCATTCGCGGTCTCAACAACGATGGCTGCTGCAACCAAGGCGTTTACTTTGTACAGGACGAGACAAACGCAGAGACGTGTGTTATGAAAGTGCTTTCCACAGAAGCCATGGGGAGTAACGATGCTGCGCGAGAAATTGGAGTTCTCGCCCGTCTTTCCCATCCAAATATCGTGTGTCTTATTGATAGTCATGTACCGGATCCTACTCAGCGCCACGCGGCACCCTGGCTGGTGACTGAGTACTGCAACGGCGGCACACTAAACGACTTCATTATCTCGTGGAAGGAAAAGAAGGAATTCGTGCCGGAAGCTTGGGGTGTGGCATATCTTTGA